In Micromonospora purpureochromogenes, a single window of DNA contains:
- the nuoL gene encoding NADH-quinone oxidoreductase subunit L, whose product MDEILTYAQAEPTGAVAYAPAGGLLSSVWLLVAIPLVSAAILLLLGRRADRWGHWLGVASIGAAFVLGLSYFFQLRGLDNKSVELSLWDFITVGNLKVDFGLLFDPLAAVFVLLITGVGFLIHLYAVEYMAHDEGRRRFFGYFNLFVAAMLLLVLGNNYVMLYFGWEGVGLASYLLISFWYGRPSAATAGKKAFLMNRVGDAGLAIGIFILFATLGTTQYDEVFNGVGALASGTVLALGLLLLLGAAGKSGQFPLQAWLPDAMEGPTPVSALIHAATMVTAGVYLIARSNPIFTANATLQLVVVSVGALTLLMGCVIGAAKDDIKRVLAWSTVSQIGYMFLGVGLGGAAYALAIVHLLAHGFFKANMFLGAGSVMHGMNDQVDIRRFGGLSKYMKVTWITFMMGWLAIIGMFPFSGFFSKEPIIVAAFEREGWTAWLFGGAALLGAGLTAFYMTRLFVLTFHGPKRWTEDIEHPHESPKLMTIPLILLAIGSVGAGFLLSTSVPDWLTATAGLGEQEKGHEAVLAHGVITALSLLVTVLGAGLAWMLFRNGTATAPQPAGVLVTAARRNLYTDAFNEAVFEKPGIFLTRALVFLDNRGVDGLVNGLAAAVGGGSGRLRRLQTGFVRSYATSILTGALLVVAAFLAVQAGWLA is encoded by the coding sequence GTGGATGAGATTCTGACGTACGCCCAGGCAGAGCCAACCGGCGCCGTCGCCTACGCTCCGGCTGGTGGCCTGCTGAGCAGCGTCTGGCTGCTGGTGGCGATCCCGCTGGTCAGCGCGGCGATCCTGCTGCTGCTCGGCCGGCGGGCCGACCGCTGGGGGCACTGGCTCGGCGTGGCTTCCATCGGCGCCGCGTTCGTGCTCGGGCTCAGCTACTTCTTCCAGCTCCGCGGCCTGGACAACAAGTCCGTCGAGCTGAGCCTGTGGGACTTCATCACGGTCGGCAACCTGAAGGTGGACTTCGGTCTGCTCTTCGACCCGCTGGCCGCGGTCTTCGTCCTGCTGATCACCGGGGTGGGTTTCCTGATCCACCTCTACGCGGTCGAGTACATGGCGCACGACGAGGGCCGCCGACGGTTCTTCGGGTACTTCAACCTCTTCGTCGCCGCGATGCTGCTGCTGGTGCTCGGCAACAACTACGTGATGCTCTACTTCGGCTGGGAGGGCGTCGGCCTGGCGTCGTACCTGCTGATCTCCTTCTGGTACGGGCGGCCGAGCGCGGCCACCGCCGGCAAGAAGGCGTTCCTGATGAACCGGGTCGGCGACGCCGGCCTGGCGATCGGCATCTTCATCCTGTTCGCCACCCTCGGCACCACCCAGTACGACGAGGTCTTCAACGGCGTCGGCGCCCTGGCCAGCGGCACCGTGCTGGCGCTGGGCCTGCTGCTGCTGCTCGGCGCGGCCGGCAAGTCCGGCCAGTTCCCGCTCCAGGCCTGGCTGCCGGACGCGATGGAGGGCCCGACCCCGGTGTCGGCGCTCATCCACGCCGCCACCATGGTCACCGCGGGCGTCTACCTGATCGCCCGGTCCAACCCGATCTTCACCGCGAACGCCACGCTCCAGCTGGTCGTGGTGAGCGTCGGCGCGCTGACCCTGCTGATGGGCTGCGTCATCGGCGCCGCCAAGGACGACATCAAGCGGGTGCTGGCCTGGTCGACGGTGAGCCAGATCGGCTACATGTTCCTCGGCGTCGGGCTGGGCGGCGCGGCGTACGCGCTGGCCATCGTGCACCTGCTGGCGCACGGCTTCTTCAAGGCCAACATGTTCCTCGGCGCCGGCTCGGTCATGCACGGCATGAACGACCAGGTGGACATCCGTCGCTTCGGCGGCCTGTCGAAGTACATGAAGGTCACCTGGATCACCTTCATGATGGGCTGGCTCGCCATCATCGGCATGTTCCCGTTCTCCGGCTTCTTCTCCAAGGAGCCGATCATCGTGGCCGCCTTCGAGCGGGAGGGCTGGACGGCCTGGCTCTTCGGCGGCGCTGCGCTGCTCGGCGCCGGGCTGACCGCGTTCTACATGACGCGGCTGTTCGTGCTCACCTTCCACGGGCCGAAGCGGTGGACCGAGGACATCGAGCACCCGCACGAGTCGCCGAAGCTGATGACCATCCCGCTGATCCTGCTGGCGATCGGCTCGGTCGGCGCCGGCTTCCTGCTCTCCACGTCCGTGCCGGACTGGCTGACCGCCACCGCCGGCCTCGGCGAGCAGGAGAAGGGGCACGAGGCGGTGCTCGCGCACGGGGTGATCACCGCGCTCTCGCTGCTGGTCACCGTGCTCGGCGCCGGGCTCGCCTGGATGCTGTTCCGCAACGGCACGGCCACCGCGCCGCAGCCGGCCGGCGTGCTGGTCACCGCGGCCCGGCGCAACCTCTACACCGACGCCTTCAACGAGGCGGTCTTCGAGAAGCCGGGCATCTTCCTCACCCGGGCGCTGGTCTTCCTCGACAACCGGGGCGTCGACGGGCTGGTCAACGGCCTCGCCGCGGCGGTCGGCGGTGGCTCGGGTCGGCTCCGGCGGCTGCAGACCGGCTTCGTCCGGTCGTACGCGACGTCCATCCTCACCGGCGCGCTGCTCGTGGTGGCGGCGTTCCTGGCCGTGCAGGCGGGGTGGCTGGCGTGA
- the nuoN gene encoding NADH-quinone oxidoreductase subunit NuoN — protein sequence MTELKLPSIDYAALAPILIMLGVALLGVLVEAFVPRRRRHVVQLSLALLAVLAALVMTVLNADARLLTAGGAIAVDGPTLFLQGAILVLAAMALLLIGDRTVERGGAFVAQAAVTAESADDRRQAEGSNGATEVYPLTTFAIGGMLIFVAANDLLTMFIALEVFSLPLYLLCALARRRRLLSQEAAMKYFLLGAYASAFFLFGVALVYGFTAGIPGRSAGVDFATVHAAVKESPASQVLLFAGMALLAIGLLFKAAAAPFHVWTPDVYQGAPTPVTGFMAACTKVAAFGALLRVFHVAFADAAWDFTPVLGVVAVLTMLVGAVLAVTQTDIKRLLAYSSIANAGYLLVGVLAPTGEGVSGTMFYLAAYGFSVLAAFAVVTLVRDADGEATHLSRWAGLGRRSPFYAGIFTFILLAFAGIPLTSGFTSKFAVFGPALESGHAWLVVAGVLTSMVLAFPYLRVVVMMWLSEPGESTPTVTVPGGLTATALMIGVAATLVLGVAPAPLLDLATDAAAFVR from the coding sequence ATGACCGAGCTGAAGTTGCCGTCGATCGACTACGCGGCGCTCGCTCCGATCCTGATCATGCTGGGCGTCGCCCTGCTCGGCGTGCTGGTGGAGGCCTTCGTGCCGCGCCGCCGGCGGCACGTCGTGCAGCTGTCGCTCGCCCTGCTGGCGGTGCTCGCCGCGCTGGTGATGACGGTGCTGAACGCCGACGCCCGGCTGCTCACCGCCGGTGGGGCGATCGCGGTGGACGGACCCACGCTCTTCCTCCAGGGCGCCATCCTGGTGCTCGCCGCGATGGCGCTGCTGCTGATCGGTGACCGCACGGTGGAGCGGGGCGGGGCGTTCGTCGCCCAGGCCGCGGTCACCGCCGAGTCGGCCGACGACCGGCGGCAGGCCGAGGGAAGCAACGGCGCGACCGAGGTCTACCCGCTGACCACCTTCGCGATCGGCGGCATGCTGATCTTCGTGGCGGCGAACGACCTGCTGACCATGTTCATCGCGCTGGAGGTCTTCTCGCTCCCGCTCTACCTGCTCTGCGCGCTGGCCCGTCGCCGGCGGCTGCTGAGCCAGGAGGCGGCGATGAAGTACTTCCTGCTCGGGGCGTACGCGTCGGCGTTCTTCCTGTTCGGCGTGGCGCTGGTCTACGGCTTCACCGCCGGGATCCCGGGCCGGTCGGCCGGCGTCGACTTCGCCACCGTGCACGCCGCGGTGAAGGAGTCGCCCGCCAGCCAGGTGCTGCTCTTCGCCGGGATGGCGCTGCTCGCCATCGGCCTGCTCTTCAAGGCCGCCGCCGCGCCGTTCCACGTCTGGACCCCGGACGTCTACCAGGGCGCCCCGACGCCGGTCACCGGCTTCATGGCGGCCTGCACCAAGGTGGCCGCCTTCGGCGCCCTGCTGCGGGTGTTCCACGTGGCGTTCGCCGACGCGGCCTGGGACTTCACCCCGGTCCTCGGGGTGGTCGCGGTGCTCACCATGCTGGTCGGCGCGGTGCTGGCGGTCACCCAGACCGACATCAAGCGGCTGCTGGCGTACTCCTCGATCGCCAATGCCGGCTACCTGCTGGTCGGTGTGCTCGCGCCGACCGGCGAGGGCGTCTCCGGCACGATGTTCTACCTGGCCGCGTACGGCTTCTCGGTGCTCGCCGCGTTCGCCGTGGTGACCCTGGTCCGGGACGCGGACGGCGAGGCCACCCACCTGTCCCGCTGGGCCGGGCTGGGCCGCCGGTCGCCGTTCTACGCCGGGATCTTCACCTTCATCCTGCTGGCCTTCGCCGGTATCCCGCTGACCAGCGGCTTCACCAGCAAGTTCGCGGTCTTCGGCCCGGCGCTGGAGAGCGGCCACGCCTGGCTGGTGGTGGCCGGCGTGCTGACCAGCATGGTGCTGGCCTTCCCGTACCTGCGGGTCGTGGTGATGATGTGGCTCTCCGAGCCGGGCGAGAGCACCCCGACCGTCACCGTGCCGGGCGGGTTGACCGCGACCGCGCTCATGATCGGCGTGGCGGCCACCCTGGTCCTGGGCGTGGCCCCGGCTCCGCTGCTCGACCTGGCCACGGACGCCGCAGCGTTCGTACGGTGA
- the nuoI gene encoding NADH-quinone oxidoreductase subunit NuoI, with protein MGAITGTFKGFGVTFSHMFRKVVTTDYPFKPPVSAPRYHGRHILNRHPDGLEKCIGCELCAWACPADAIYVEGGDNTDEQRFSPGERYASVYQINYARCIFCGLCIEACPTRSLTMSNEYELARDNRQDLIFTKEQLLAPLLPGMEQPPHPMRLGDSEKDYYVGALTNPGTSAGAEHAANSPGRYQVEEHPGVTFPGAEQHAQRAAANGSAAGKGAGA; from the coding sequence GTGGGCGCGATCACCGGAACGTTCAAGGGCTTCGGTGTCACCTTCTCGCACATGTTCAGGAAGGTCGTCACCACCGACTACCCGTTCAAGCCGCCGGTGTCGGCGCCGCGCTACCACGGGCGGCACATCCTCAACCGGCACCCGGACGGCCTGGAGAAGTGCATCGGCTGCGAGCTGTGCGCCTGGGCCTGCCCGGCGGACGCGATCTACGTCGAGGGTGGCGACAACACCGACGAGCAGCGCTTCTCGCCGGGTGAGCGGTACGCCAGCGTCTACCAGATCAACTACGCCCGGTGCATCTTCTGCGGGCTCTGCATCGAGGCCTGCCCGACCCGTTCGCTCACCATGAGCAACGAGTACGAGCTGGCCCGGGACAACCGGCAGGATCTGATCTTCACCAAGGAGCAGCTGCTCGCGCCGCTGCTGCCGGGGATGGAGCAGCCGCCGCACCCGATGCGGCTGGGTGACAGCGAGAAGGACTACTACGTCGGCGCGCTGACGAACCCCGGCACCTCGGCCGGTGCCGAGCACGCGGCCAACAGCCCGGGCCGGTACCAGGTCGAGGAGCACCCCGGGGTGACCTTCCCCGGCGCCGAGCAGCACGCCCAGCGGGCCGCCGCCAACGGGTCCGCGGCAGGCAAGGGAGCGGGAGCATGA
- a CDS encoding NADH-quinone oxidoreductase subunit M, with translation MSNFPFLSVLTVAPLVGALVVAFLPRRRPELAKQVAFGWSLLVLVLSVVMWVSFQADGDRLQFRESYAWIPTWGVNFTFAADGIALVMLMLIAVLVPLVILASWHDAESSKRSVPVYFALLLILECTMIGVFAAADVFLFYVFFEVMLVPMYFLIGSYGGHQRQYAAVKFFLYSLVGGLFMLAAVIGLWVVGGKTFDWQALTQVDISTGTERWLFLGFFLAFAIKAPFFPFHTWLPDAGGAAPAGAAALLVGVLDKVGTFGILRYCLPLFPEASKWFAPWALALGLIGIIYAALLAVGQSDLKRLVSYTSIAHFGFIGVGIFAFTTQAGTGAVLYMLNHGLATGLLFLVVGMLIARRGSALIKDFGGAGKLMPLLAGVLFFAGLASLALPGTAPFVSEFLVLIGTFTVNKPVAVIATLGIILAAAYVLWMVQRTTQGTLNPELTEVEAMRRDLSLREKVVVAPLIALIVLLGFYPKPVIDVINPAVQATMNDVGRTDPAPTVGSVQEAAK, from the coding sequence ATGTCCAACTTCCCGTTCCTCTCGGTGCTGACCGTGGCACCGCTGGTCGGCGCCCTGGTGGTGGCCTTCCTGCCGCGCCGCCGGCCGGAGCTGGCCAAGCAGGTGGCGTTCGGCTGGTCGCTGCTGGTGCTGGTGCTCTCCGTGGTCATGTGGGTGTCGTTCCAGGCCGACGGCGACCGGCTCCAGTTCCGTGAGTCGTACGCCTGGATCCCGACCTGGGGCGTCAACTTCACCTTCGCCGCCGACGGCATCGCGCTGGTCATGCTGATGCTGATCGCGGTGCTGGTGCCGCTGGTGATCCTGGCCTCCTGGCACGACGCCGAGTCGTCGAAGCGGTCGGTGCCGGTCTACTTCGCCCTGCTGCTGATCCTCGAGTGCACGATGATCGGCGTCTTCGCCGCCGCCGACGTCTTCCTGTTCTACGTGTTCTTCGAGGTCATGCTGGTGCCGATGTACTTCCTGATCGGCAGCTACGGCGGCCACCAGCGGCAGTACGCGGCGGTGAAGTTCTTCCTCTACTCGCTCGTCGGCGGGCTGTTCATGCTCGCCGCGGTGATCGGCCTCTGGGTGGTCGGCGGGAAGACCTTCGACTGGCAGGCGCTGACCCAGGTGGACATCTCCACCGGCACCGAGCGCTGGCTGTTCCTCGGCTTCTTCCTCGCCTTCGCGATCAAGGCGCCGTTCTTCCCGTTCCACACCTGGCTGCCGGACGCCGGTGGCGCCGCCCCGGCCGGGGCGGCCGCCCTGCTGGTCGGCGTGCTCGACAAGGTCGGCACCTTCGGCATCCTGCGCTACTGCCTGCCGCTGTTCCCCGAGGCTTCGAAGTGGTTCGCCCCGTGGGCGCTGGCGCTGGGCCTGATCGGCATCATCTACGCGGCGCTGCTCGCGGTCGGCCAGTCCGACCTGAAGCGGCTGGTGTCGTACACGTCGATCGCGCACTTCGGCTTCATCGGCGTCGGGATCTTCGCCTTCACCACCCAGGCCGGCACCGGGGCGGTGCTCTACATGCTCAACCACGGGCTCGCCACCGGCCTGCTCTTCCTGGTGGTGGGCATGCTGATCGCCCGCCGCGGCTCCGCCCTGATCAAGGACTTCGGCGGGGCGGGCAAGCTGATGCCGCTGCTGGCCGGGGTGCTCTTCTTCGCCGGTCTGGCCTCGCTGGCCCTGCCCGGCACCGCGCCGTTCGTCTCCGAGTTCCTGGTGCTGATCGGCACCTTCACGGTGAACAAGCCGGTCGCGGTGATCGCCACGCTCGGCATCATCCTGGCCGCCGCGTACGTGCTCTGGATGGTGCAGCGCACCACGCAGGGCACGCTCAACCCGGAGTTGACCGAGGTCGAGGCCATGCGCCGTGACCTCAGCCTGCGCGAGAAGGTCGTGGTCGCACCGCTGATCGCCCTGATCGTGCTGCTCGGCTTCTATCCCAAGCCGGTCATCGACGTCATCAACCCCGCCGTCCAGGCGACCATGAACGACGTCGGCCGGACCGATCCCGCCCCGACGGTCGGCAGCGTCCAGGAGGCCGCAAAATGA
- a CDS encoding NADH-quinone oxidoreductase subunit J, with the protein MTTQTVLAAAGQVSGGEEVTFWILAPLALIGAIGMVWARNAVHSALWLVLTMLCLGVFYVLQAGPFIGMVQIIVYTGAIMMLFLFVLMLVGRDASDSLIETLRGQRVAAVLLGLGFAGLVGTGLYRALNGVTAVGLEQANAEGNVQGIARLLFTKYVFAFELTSALLITAAVGAMVLAHIERRREDKMDQVATMRSRFRPGNYPGPKPGPGVFATSSSVATPARLPDGRLTDRSTPAILPQRELTAEETTLKGTDK; encoded by the coding sequence ATGACCACGCAGACGGTGCTCGCCGCGGCGGGCCAGGTGTCCGGCGGCGAGGAGGTCACCTTCTGGATCCTCGCCCCGCTCGCGCTGATCGGCGCGATCGGCATGGTCTGGGCCCGCAACGCCGTGCACTCGGCGCTCTGGCTGGTGCTGACCATGCTCTGCCTGGGCGTGTTCTACGTGCTCCAGGCGGGTCCGTTCATCGGCATGGTGCAGATCATCGTCTACACCGGCGCGATCATGATGCTCTTCCTCTTCGTGCTGATGCTGGTCGGCCGGGACGCCTCCGACTCGCTGATCGAGACCCTGCGCGGCCAGCGGGTCGCCGCGGTGCTGCTCGGTCTCGGCTTCGCCGGCCTGGTCGGCACCGGCCTCTACCGGGCGCTCAACGGGGTCACCGCGGTCGGCCTGGAGCAGGCCAACGCCGAGGGGAACGTCCAGGGCATCGCGCGGCTGCTCTTCACCAAGTACGTCTTCGCCTTCGAGCTGACCTCCGCGCTGCTGATCACGGCGGCCGTGGGTGCGATGGTGCTGGCGCACATCGAGCGGCGTCGGGAGGACAAGATGGACCAGGTCGCCACCATGCGGTCCCGGTTCCGCCCCGGCAACTACCCCGGCCCGAAGCCCGGGCCCGGCGTCTTCGCCACCTCCTCCTCGGTGGCCACCCCGGCCCGCCTGCCCGACGGCCGGCTGACCGACCGCAGCACCCCGGCGATCCTTCCGCAGCGGGAGCTGACCGCCGAGGAGACCACGCTGAAGGGGACGGACAAATGA
- the nuoK gene encoding NADH-quinone oxidoreductase subunit NuoK: MTPDYYLILAAVLFTIGAVGVLVRRNAIVLFMCVELMLNAANLTLVTFSRINGDLNGQIMAFFVMVVAAAEVVVGLAIIMSIFRTRRSASVDDANLLKY; encoded by the coding sequence ATGACGCCGGACTACTACCTGATCCTCGCCGCCGTGCTCTTCACCATCGGCGCCGTCGGGGTGCTCGTGCGACGCAACGCGATCGTGCTGTTCATGTGCGTCGAGCTGATGCTCAACGCGGCCAACCTGACGCTGGTCACCTTCAGCCGGATCAACGGTGACCTCAACGGCCAGATCATGGCGTTCTTCGTGATGGTGGTGGCCGCGGCCGAGGTCGTGGTCGGGCTCGCGATCATCATGTCGATCTTCCGGACCCGGCGCTCCGCGAGCGTCGACGACGCCAACCTGCTGAAGTACTGA